In one Variovorax sp. V213 genomic region, the following are encoded:
- a CDS encoding bifunctional 3-(3-hydroxy-phenyl)propionate/3-hydroxycinnamic acid hydroxylase, with amino-acid sequence MPQHDLEPVDVAVIGFGPVGATLAALLGRRGLRVAVLDKSQQIYPLPRAFALDHEALRVFQEIGIAGTLAPNMTPYRPTIYQGSDGEPIQHFDMGPSPYPLAWAPSYTFNQPALEASLREAVGKLPGVSVHLGHEVQQLSQSPDHALLGVRRPDGTEAQLRARYVVGCDGGASPTRKQMGLKLKSLDFDEPWIVVDMHVDEDKLDRLPATNVQYCHPSRPCTYVVGPGTHRRWEFLLLPDEAEQREMPHESIWKLLALWLTPSDARIWRAATYRFHAVVLTQWRKGRVLLAGDSAHQMPPFLAQGMCQGLRDAVNLAWKLQWVLEARAPESLLDSYGDERGPQVEEVTATVKRLGQIICERDPVRAAERDRRLREQQGGQVRMQLRQSLLPGVHHGLIDRDELPAGTPFPQAIGSIKAGAAPQMMDDLLPHGFLLVLRHAPDAAVLRALREPAAALGAQVLCIDAAAAAPGVATLAEADGILAAWFERHQCEAALVRPDHLVYGVARSLGEVEALMQRACRTLGAPQNRPVTAVQEPT; translated from the coding sequence ATGCCCCAACACGACCTGGAACCCGTCGACGTGGCCGTCATCGGCTTCGGCCCCGTCGGCGCCACGCTCGCCGCACTGCTGGGCCGGCGCGGCCTGCGCGTCGCGGTCCTCGACAAGTCGCAGCAGATCTACCCGCTGCCGCGCGCCTTCGCGCTCGACCACGAGGCGTTGCGCGTGTTCCAGGAGATCGGCATCGCCGGCACGCTGGCGCCGAACATGACGCCCTACCGCCCGACGATCTACCAGGGGAGCGACGGCGAACCCATCCAGCACTTCGACATGGGACCGTCGCCCTATCCGCTGGCGTGGGCGCCGTCGTACACCTTCAACCAGCCGGCACTCGAGGCCTCGCTGCGCGAGGCCGTCGGCAAGCTGCCCGGCGTTTCGGTCCATCTCGGGCACGAGGTGCAGCAGCTGAGCCAGTCGCCGGACCATGCGCTGCTCGGCGTTCGCCGGCCCGACGGCACCGAGGCACAGCTGCGCGCGCGCTATGTCGTCGGCTGCGACGGCGGCGCCAGCCCCACGCGCAAGCAGATGGGCCTGAAGCTCAAGAGCCTCGACTTCGACGAGCCCTGGATCGTGGTCGACATGCACGTGGACGAGGACAAGCTCGACCGCCTGCCCGCCACCAATGTCCAGTACTGCCACCCGTCGCGGCCCTGCACGTACGTCGTGGGCCCGGGCACCCACCGGCGCTGGGAGTTCCTGCTGCTGCCCGACGAGGCCGAGCAGCGCGAGATGCCGCACGAGTCGATCTGGAAGCTGCTCGCTCTCTGGCTCACGCCCTCGGACGCACGCATCTGGCGCGCGGCAACCTACCGCTTCCACGCGGTGGTTCTCACGCAATGGCGCAAGGGGCGCGTGCTGCTGGCGGGCGACAGCGCACACCAGATGCCGCCCTTCCTGGCGCAGGGCATGTGCCAGGGCCTGCGCGATGCCGTCAACCTGGCCTGGAAGCTCCAATGGGTGCTCGAGGCGCGCGCGCCCGAGAGCCTGCTGGACAGCTACGGCGACGAGCGCGGGCCGCAGGTCGAGGAGGTGACGGCGACCGTCAAGCGCCTGGGCCAGATCATCTGCGAGCGCGACCCGGTGCGCGCCGCCGAGCGCGACCGCCGACTGCGCGAGCAGCAAGGCGGACAGGTGCGCATGCAACTGCGCCAGAGCCTGCTGCCCGGCGTGCACCACGGACTGATCGACCGCGACGAGCTTCCCGCGGGCACGCCCTTTCCACAGGCCATCGGATCGATCAAGGCGGGCGCGGCGCCGCAGATGATGGACGACCTGCTGCCGCACGGCTTCCTGCTCGTGCTGCGCCATGCGCCCGACGCGGCCGTGCTGCGGGCCCTGCGCGAACCGGCTGCCGCCCTCGGGGCGCAGGTGCTGTGCATCGACGCCGCGGCGGCAGCGCCCGGCGTGGCGACACTGGCCGAAGCCGACGGCATCCTTGCCGCGTGGTTCGAGCGCCACCAATGCGAGGCCGCGCTCGTGCGGCCGGATCACCTGGTCTACGGTGTGGCACGCAGCCTCGGCGAAGTGGAGGCCCTGATGCAGCGCGCCTGCAGGACCCTCGGTGCCCCGCAGAACCGCCCTGTCACCGCTGTCCAGGAACCGACATGA
- a CDS encoding nuclear transport factor 2 family protein: MTETFTTPAPSGTEALLLDLEAQRCDAMRRADFARLREILHPALTHVHAKGQVDDYESYFRSGGTHVDYRQIDRSELKVRVLGGTALMTGRQLLVAVRKDGSGTVRIDSRVMQVWTEDEGRWRQLAFQTTPLAMSVT, from the coding sequence ATGACCGAGACTTTCACCACCCCCGCGCCCTCCGGCACCGAAGCGCTGTTGCTCGACCTCGAGGCGCAGCGATGCGACGCCATGAGACGCGCCGATTTTGCGCGGCTGCGCGAGATCCTTCATCCAGCGCTCACGCACGTTCACGCCAAGGGCCAGGTCGACGACTACGAAAGCTACTTCCGCTCGGGCGGCACGCATGTCGACTACCGGCAGATCGACCGCTCGGAACTGAAAGTCCGGGTGCTTGGCGGCACCGCGCTCATGACCGGCCGGCAACTGCTCGTGGCCGTGCGCAAGGACGGCAGCGGCACCGTGCGCATCGACTCGCGCGTGATGCAGGTCTGGACCGAGGACGAAGGCCGCTGGCGGCAATTGGCGTTCCAGACCACGCCGCTGGCCATGAGCGTGACGTGA
- a CDS encoding TRAP transporter large permease gives MTILVFVGSLLLAMAMGIPIAFSLLASGVALMWHLDLFDAQILAQNVIGGADSFPLLAVPFFMLAGEIMNAGGLSKRIVAFALALVGHVKGGLGYVTIMAGCLLSALSGSAVADAAALTALLLPMMVNAGHDKARAGGLIAATGVIGPVIPPSIGLVIFGVAANVSISKLFLAAIVPGLLIGGALWLTWAWLVRREKIVPPPRKSAAEIFGTFRKASWALMLPVIILVGLRMGVFTPTEAAVVAAAYALFVSTVIYRELHWKDLYAVFVSAAKTSAIVMFLIAAAMVSAWLITVADLPSKVVGLLEPVMGNKILLMLAIMVLVMVVGTAMDMTPTILILTPVLMPIVKAAGIDPVYFGVLFIINNSIGLVTPPVGTVLNVVAGVGKMKMDDVTRGVVPFMLAEFAVMFLMVLFPWLVTVPAGFFHG, from the coding sequence ATGACGATTCTCGTTTTCGTCGGCTCGCTGCTTCTCGCCATGGCCATGGGCATTCCCATCGCGTTCTCGCTGCTGGCCAGCGGGGTGGCGCTGATGTGGCACCTCGACCTGTTCGATGCGCAGATCCTCGCGCAGAACGTGATCGGCGGCGCCGACAGCTTTCCGCTGCTGGCCGTGCCGTTCTTCATGCTCGCGGGCGAGATCATGAATGCCGGGGGCCTGTCGAAGCGCATCGTCGCCTTTGCGCTCGCGCTGGTCGGCCATGTGAAGGGCGGCCTGGGCTACGTGACCATCATGGCCGGCTGCCTGCTCTCGGCGCTCTCGGGCTCGGCCGTGGCCGACGCCGCGGCGCTGACGGCGCTGCTGCTTCCGATGATGGTGAACGCGGGCCATGACAAGGCGCGCGCGGGCGGGCTCATTGCGGCCACCGGCGTCATCGGGCCGGTGATCCCGCCGAGCATCGGCCTCGTGATCTTCGGCGTGGCCGCCAACGTCTCGATCTCGAAGCTGTTTCTTGCGGCCATCGTGCCGGGGCTGCTGATTGGCGGCGCGCTCTGGCTCACCTGGGCCTGGCTCGTGCGCCGCGAGAAGATCGTGCCGCCGCCGCGCAAGTCGGCGGCCGAGATTTTCGGCACGTTCCGCAAGGCGTCATGGGCGCTGATGCTGCCGGTGATCATTCTCGTGGGGCTGCGCATGGGCGTGTTCACGCCGACCGAAGCGGCCGTGGTGGCCGCCGCCTACGCGCTCTTCGTGTCGACGGTGATCTACCGCGAGCTGCACTGGAAAGACCTGTACGCGGTCTTCGTGAGCGCGGCCAAGACCAGCGCCATCGTGATGTTCCTGATTGCTGCGGCGATGGTGAGCGCCTGGCTCATCACCGTGGCCGACCTGCCTTCGAAGGTGGTGGGCCTGCTGGAGCCCGTGATGGGCAACAAGATCCTGCTGATGCTCGCGATCATGGTGCTGGTGATGGTCGTGGGCACCGCCATGGACATGACGCCGACCATCCTGATTCTCACGCCGGTGCTGATGCCCATCGTGAAGGCGGCCGGCATTGACCCGGTGTACTTCGGCGTGCTGTTCATCATCAACAACTCCATCGGGCTGGTCACACCGCCCGTGGGCACGGTGCTCAACGTGGTGGCCGGTGTCGGAAAGATGAAGATGGACGACGTCACGCGCGGCGTGGTGCCGTTCATGCTGGCCGAGTTTGCGGTCATGTTCCTGATGGTGCTGTTCCCCTGGCTGGTGACGGTGCCCGCCGGGTTCTTCCACGGATAG
- a CDS encoding TRAP transporter small permease → MNRWIDRCCTAIEAAIAAALAVMVVLVFGNVVLRYGFNSGITVSEEVSRWLFIWMTFLGAVVALKDHGHLGVDMVVQKLPPIGKKICLAVGHAVMLYIVWLLFQGSLAQARINWDVTAPVTGASMAVVYASGLVFSVLAGFILALDLLRLFTGRLAEAELVMVQESEEAVQLQQILGAQGDVAGAEPGARK, encoded by the coding sequence ATGAACCGATGGATCGACCGGTGCTGCACGGCCATCGAAGCCGCGATCGCGGCCGCGCTCGCGGTGATGGTCGTGCTCGTCTTCGGCAACGTGGTGCTCCGGTACGGCTTCAACTCCGGCATCACGGTGTCGGAAGAGGTCTCGCGCTGGCTTTTCATCTGGATGACCTTTCTCGGCGCGGTGGTTGCGCTGAAGGATCACGGTCACCTGGGCGTGGACATGGTGGTGCAGAAGCTGCCGCCCATCGGCAAGAAGATCTGCCTCGCGGTGGGCCATGCCGTGATGCTCTACATCGTCTGGCTGCTGTTCCAGGGCAGCCTCGCGCAGGCGCGCATCAACTGGGACGTCACGGCGCCGGTGACCGGTGCGTCGATGGCGGTGGTCTACGCGTCGGGCCTGGTGTTCTCGGTGCTGGCCGGGTTCATCCTGGCGCTCGACCTGCTTCGGCTCTTCACCGGGCGCCTGGCCGAGGCCGAGCTGGTGATGGTGCAGGAGTCCGAGGAGGCGGTGCAGCTGCAGCAGATCCTCGGCGCGCAAGGCGACGTGGCGGGCGCCGAACCGGGGGCACGCAAATGA